gaaatttgcaatGCAGTTGAAAGCCTGCGAAATATAGTTTTATATCACACTGTAGTATTTTGCTCTAGTTCGACTCttcaagctttttaaatttttcattggCAAATAAACCATTTTGAGCATGCACAAGaaacatatattttgtttgtatatCTTATACTAAATTATACCATGATTCTATAGAAACTATgaaactttcaaaaatagaatttcaaggaatggaatataataatatatgtgtaGAAATTGTACCAGTATTGTTTTCATACCAATAAATTATAATGTCCATTGAGTGAGCACATTCCCAATTTGGAGACCATTGTACCCATAAGCTGCAGATCTTAATTTCTGCAGAATGACCAGGactctttttatttatatcagctTGATGGGTTGATATtgtatagagaaaaaggaaatagtttaAGTAAAcacagcctttttttttaactttttaggtCAGCATTTCtaaggcataatttacatatagtaaatgTACCAATTTCTATGCAGTTTAATGGTCCAAtacattttgacaaataaatggaCACTTGTAACCATTACATCCAAGATATGGAATATTTCTATCATCTTAAAAGGACCTGTTATTTCTCTTTGCTGTTAATCCCTACATCACCCCCTTTCAAATAAAAACCTGAAGAACTTGATAACCGTGGTTAAGTTTTTTCTGAATCAGAAAAATTTTCATATGCCTCTTGCATATGATAAACAAATCCAGGGCAGGGACATTCCAGAGCACCACATGAGAAAACAGTTAAGTAGAAGCACAGGACTGAGGCAGGGGAAGAGTGTGGATCCAAGACCAGTGTTGACAGATACGAAGGTAGAAGAATAAAgggtaaagatttcttagacagcGGGAAAGTGATGGCATAACATACATGTGGCAAACTCTGCTTTCAATTTGAGAAGAACTATGATCTAGATGGAAGAGATGGAAACAAAATCTCTACTGCTTGATGTTTCATAGGCAGAGGAGATGGAGATAGAAAACAGCACAGTAGTGACAGAATTCATCCTTCTTGGTCTGGCCCAGTCTCAAAATATTCAATTCATGGTCTTTGTGCTGATCTTAATTTTCTACCTCATCATCCTCCCTGGAAACTTCCTCATCATCCTCACCATAAGATTAGACCCTGGCCTCACAGCCCCCCTCTACTTCTTTCTGGGAAACTTGGCCTTCCTGGATGCATCCTACTCCTTCATTGTGGCTCCCAGGATGCTGGTGGACTTCCTCTCTGAAAAGAAAGTAATCTCCTACAGAGGCTGCATCACTCAGCTCTTTTTCTTGCACTTccttggaggaggggaggcatTACTCCTTGCTGTGATGGCCTTTGACCGCTACATGGCCATCTGTCGGCCTTTACACTATTCCACTGTCATGAACCCTAGAGCCTGCTATGCCTTGATATTGGCTCTGTGGCTTGGAGGCTTTGTCCACTCCATTATCCAGGTGGCCTTCATCCTCCGCTTGCCCTTCTGTGGCCCAAACCAACTGGATAATTTCTTCTGTGATGTGCCTCAGGTCATCAAGCTGGCCTGCACAGACACCTTTGTGGTGGAGCTCCTGATGGTCTTCAACAGTGGCCTGCTCACCCTCCTGTGCTTCCTAGGGCTTTTGTCCTCCTACGTGGTCATACTCTGCCATGTACGTCGGTCTGCTTCTGAAGGGAAGAACAAGGCCATGTCCACCTGTACCACTCATGTCATTATTATACTTCTCATGTTTGGACCTGCCATCTTCATCTACACTCGCCCCTTCCAGGCCTTACCAGCTGACAAGGTGGTTTCCTTTTTCCACACAGTGATCTTTCCATTGATGAATCCTGTGATTTATACCCTTCGCAACCAAGAAGTGAAATCTTCCATGAGGAGGCTATTGAGTCAGCATGTAGTCTGCTGAATGGATTTTACAATATGTCAAGAAGGGGGAATTCCAGCTgtgaatcattcatttattcaatacatattgtttttcatttaatgctTCCCTTTTGTCAGGTACTATTGTAGGCAATGGGGGAGAGTTATGGGTAACAAGAGAATAAACTTggtatatttaaagaatataaaagaaacagcAGAGCGGTTCAAGTATAATGAGTAAGTGCGAAAGATCTAGGGGTTAAATTATATGTGACAGTAAGGGTCAAATTACTAGGTCTTTCATGCTGAGATAAGAAGTTTTATTCTATTCTAATTGAGGTAAGAATTCCTCTTAACATTTTAAGCCAGAGAGTAACTCATCCATAATTGTTTCTTCTATAGTTTAGAACAACATCATCAGGATTCTGGGCAGAGATCAATAAGGCAGTAACCATTATTAAGAGTCAAATGTGATGCTGCAGACCTGTTTTgaaaggttggcagcagatgttagctcagggcgaatctttcccagtaaacaaacaaaaaaaaagagagtgaaatgtttggtagatttcaccaGGAGAGCCATCTGCGTCTGATGTTTTCTTAGGGGGACGATTTTCAAgtacaaattaaatttctttaataaatacacaGCTATTCAAGTTATCTAATTCTTCTTGAATTAGCTTTGGTAGCTAATAACTTTAGAATTTTGTACATTCAATCTAgcttgtcaaatttattggcatgaaATCGCTCATAAAATTCCcttaatattcttttcatttctgtaatatCTATAATGATTGCCCCCACCCCAATTCCTGATGTTGATAATTTGtgtaatctctctctttttttttcttgactaatttggctaatgttttatgaattttattgttctttacAAAGAgttagcttttggtttcatttatttttctctatttttttttaatttcatgtatttcttctcttatctatattattcattccttctttggatttaattttctgttctttttctaaggtGGAACATTAGATTATTAATCCAACCTCTTTCTTATAAactctttaaatatattctgtTGATGGGACAAATTTCCTTCCAAGCACTGCTTCATCTACAtctcacatatttttatatgttgcatTCTCAtttcaattcaattaaaaatatactctgATTTCTCCTGTGACTTTCTTACTCATGGGTTAATTAGAATGTGATTTCCTCCTGCATATTTGGGAATTAGCCTCAtacatttctagtttaattcctttGTGGTCCAAGAACATATTTGATATGAtctcaagttttttaaaaaatgtgttgaaatTTGTCTTATATCCCAGAATAAAATCTAACACATTAGACTTGCCATGTTGAATgtcaaaataagttttaaattttaaatgtaagagtatgcttttgaaaaatgaagctaGTCTGATTATGTCCTGTAGATATATGTATAGGACATATCAACAAGATGTTAAGaagttataaattttattgagttaGGTAGATATAGTCTTTACAGATAGTGTAAAACAGCAGTCTCATGGGTATTTCCTGAATTTACTTTTGCTGAATTGTAACCTTAAATATGATCACTGTAAGGAATTACTCTGTTTTTCCAATCTTGTCTCTTACTATTTCTCTATGTCCATAGGCTTTGATTCTCTGATGTCTTTTTGCACATTCTGCTCTCTCCTTTCACCACTTTATATGAACATTTCAGTCATGACTCAGCCATAacactccttccttcttgaaatattCCCCGT
The DNA window shown above is from Equus quagga isolate Etosha38 chromosome 2, UCLA_HA_Equagga_1.0, whole genome shotgun sequence and carries:
- the LOC124236367 gene encoding olfactory receptor 4N4C; its protein translation is MEIENSTVVTEFILLGLAQSQNIQFMVFVLILIFYLIILPGNFLIILTIRLDPGLTAPLYFFLGNLAFLDASYSFIVAPRMLVDFLSEKKVISYRGCITQLFFLHFLGGGEALLLAVMAFDRYMAICRPLHYSTVMNPRACYALILALWLGGFVHSIIQVAFILRLPFCGPNQLDNFFCDVPQVIKLACTDTFVVELLMVFNSGLLTLLCFLGLLSSYVVILCHVRRSASEGKNKAMSTCTTHVIIILLMFGPAIFIYTRPFQALPADKVVSFFHTVIFPLMNPVIYTLRNQEVKSSMRRLLSQHVVC